The Nocardia sp. NBC_01503 sequence GATCGATGGCATCGGTACCTTCGAACAGCTGCACCACCGCCAGATCGCCGTCGGCCTCGAGGACGAGACCGTGTCGCACCCGGCCGTCGGCGAGTTCGACGCGCACCAGTTCGTCCCATCCGGCTCCGTTGACGCCGGTGACGACCAACAACGGGCCATGGATCTCGCGCACCCCGGTATATCGCGTCCACCGCGCGTCCGCCGCTCGCTTCACGACAGCTCCCCGAGCTCGGCCAGTACGAGATCGCGCCGCTGGCGTACCGCGGCCGTATCCTGCGGGCCGGCTGCCTCACGAGCGCGCACGAGCGGTCCGAAATCCATTTCCTCGATCCGCTCGGCCGCGATTCCGGATCCGGCCAGTTCCCGGCAGCGATCGAACACCGCGAGCACCGCCTCCACCAGTGCGGTGGTCTTGTCCATCGAACAGTGGGCGTCATTGGGCGACAACGCGTTCTGCTGTAGGACGGCCTCGCGCAGCAGCCGCCCGCCGAGCACCACCATGCGCTGGTCGGCGGGGAGGGCGGCGGTGCCGACCAGTTCGGTGAGCGCGACCAGTCGATCGGATTCGGCGAGCAGCCGCACCACCCGGCCGCGCCGCACACCCCACTCGGCATCGCCCGCCGCGGCGTATCCCGCCGCGACCGCGTCGACATCGCGGGAGAACGAGTCGGCCCAGGAGATGGCCGGATAGTGTCGTGCGTAGGCGAGATCGCGATCCAGCGTCCATCGGCATCGGACGAATCGTTCGGTATGCGTGGTGACCGGTTCGGACACATCCCCACCCGGCGGCGACACCGCGCCGATTATGGTGACCGATCCGGCCGCACCGCCGAGTGTGGTCACCGCGCCGGCCCGCTCGTAGAAGGCCGCCAGCGCGGAGGCCAGATCCGCCGGATAGCCTTCCTCGGCGGGCAGCACGCCGGTGCGAGCGGCGAACTCGCGCAACGCCTCCGCCCACCGTGAGGTCGAATCCGCCACCAGCACCACGTGATAGCCCATATCGCGGAAATGCTCGGCGACGGTCACACCGGTGTAGACGCTCGCCTCGCGGGCCATCATCGGCATATTGGAGGTGTTGGCGATGATCACGGTGCGATCGGCCAACCGGCCGCCGGTGCGCGGATCGGTCAGCGCGAGCAGCTCCGCGACGATCTCGGCCATCTCGTTGCCGCGCTCCCCGCAGCCCACATAGACGATCACGTCCGCATCACACCACTTCGCCAGCTGTTGCAGCAGCACCGTCTTACCGGTGCCGAAACCGCCTGGCACACTGACATTCCCGCCGCGGGGCACCGGAAACAGCAGATCCACCGCGCGTTGGCCCGTGTGCAGTGGCGCCCCGGCGACGGCTCGGTCGCGGTACGGCCGAGCCAGGCGCACCGGCCAGCATATGGTCAGTGTGACGGGCCGGTCGTCGATGGTGGCGATCACCTGTTCGGAGGGGTAATCGCCCTCGGCCGCAAGGGAATCCAGGCGACCATCACCGCCGGGTGGAACCAGGATTCGGTATTCGAGTGGTCCGGCGTCGCTCACCGTACCGAGCACCGCGCCCGCCTCGACCTGATCGCCGGGGCGCGCTCGCGGCCGGAAGTGCCATAGCCGGCCGTCGGCCGGTGCGGCCGCGCCGGGCTCGAGCCAGGTGGGCGCGGTCGTCAGC is a genomic window containing:
- a CDS encoding V-type ATP synthase subunit A, coding for MTTDPTPLIRRVTGPLIEMDGFPGMAMNDLVALGAHGLPGEVVAINDGRVTVQAYEYTGGLGPGDTVSPLRQPLSARLDPGLLGGVFDGLLRPLTTAPTWLEPGAAAPADGRLWHFRPRARPGDQVEAGAVLGTVSDAGPLEYRILVPPGGDGRLDSLAAEGDYPSEQVIATIDDRPVTLTICWPVRLARPYRDRAVAGAPLHTGQRAVDLLFPVPRGGNVSVPGGFGTGKTVLLQQLAKWCDADVIVYVGCGERGNEMAEIVAELLALTDPRTGGRLADRTVIIANTSNMPMMAREASVYTGVTVAEHFRDMGYHVVLVADSTSRWAEALREFAARTGVLPAEEGYPADLASALAAFYERAGAVTTLGGAAGSVTIIGAVSPPGGDVSEPVTTHTERFVRCRWTLDRDLAYARHYPAISWADSFSRDVDAVAAGYAAAGDAEWGVRRGRVVRLLAESDRLVALTELVGTAALPADQRMVVLGGRLLREAVLQQNALSPNDAHCSMDKTTALVEAVLAVFDRCRELAGSGIAAERIEEMDFGPLVRAREAAGPQDTAAVRQRRDLVLAELGELS